Proteins encoded together in one Kitasatospora albolonga window:
- a CDS encoding penicillin-binding protein 2 — protein sequence MSNIPETGRTQRVQIRLIVIQVLVFSLLLTLGGRLWYLQIRNGEEYTTKAAGNGVQQVVQPAVRGSILDARGVPLADNETRLVVSASRTELLKMKDDGVGVLTRLAEVLDMKPEDVRDKVRLCDSKTPQPCWNGSPYQPIPVTDEATTQQALQIRERAEDFPGITAEPTAVRRYAAPGKAKTAQVLGYLSPVTDEEIQKALDGPSPYLRSDQVGRSGLERTYDKELRGKAGVTRYEVDNLGRVMGEAENDPAVPGSNLITSLDARVQAVAEYELAQAMKTVRQETDKITGRKYEADSGAVVVMESRTGRIVSMASQPDYDPNDWVGGISGKQYAKLTSKKSNYPLLNRGIQGQAPAGSVFKIVSASAAVRAGYPFDGRYDCSSSYSLGSQTFANFESKGHGPITLGDALKYSCNTVFYRLGHQEWSRDGGIKPRKDAKNWFYTTARDFGLGSETGIDLPNEVKGRIPDRDWKQNFWNANKDAWCKEGKKGGTYVQQIAYENCLEGNQLKAYDSINYSIGQGDVLVTPIQMATAYAAISNGGTLHAPTIGKAVVSPDGRTVQEIKPKAQGKLPVDAKTVKDLDKGLRAVVEPGGTAAWRFGGWPQDKIPMRAKTGTAQVYGKQTTSWFATYTDDYTIVMTISQGGTGSGASGPAVRKIYDALYGLDEQGNQDLKRALLPKPQTKLPKIQPDGSIHAPKIKPYDPRPVQPEGEQADPEFLVPQPAGQPGLTGSPATTGRRP from the coding sequence GTGAGCAATATCCCCGAGACCGGGCGGACCCAGCGGGTCCAGATCCGGCTCATCGTCATCCAGGTCCTCGTCTTCTCCCTGCTCCTCACCCTCGGCGGCCGCCTCTGGTACCTCCAGATCCGCAACGGCGAGGAGTACACCACCAAGGCGGCGGGCAACGGCGTCCAGCAGGTCGTCCAGCCCGCCGTGCGCGGCTCGATCCTCGACGCGCGGGGCGTTCCGCTCGCCGACAACGAGACCCGGCTCGTCGTCTCCGCGAGCCGTACCGAGCTGCTGAAGATGAAGGACGACGGCGTCGGCGTCCTCACCCGGCTCGCCGAGGTCCTGGACATGAAGCCCGAGGACGTCCGGGACAAGGTCCGCCTCTGCGACTCCAAGACCCCCCAGCCCTGCTGGAACGGCTCGCCCTACCAGCCGATCCCGGTCACCGACGAGGCCACCACCCAGCAGGCCCTCCAGATCCGCGAGCGCGCCGAGGACTTCCCCGGCATCACCGCCGAACCCACCGCCGTACGCCGCTACGCCGCACCCGGCAAGGCGAAGACCGCGCAGGTCCTCGGCTACCTCTCGCCCGTCACCGACGAGGAGATCCAGAAGGCGCTGGACGGCCCCTCGCCCTATCTGCGCTCCGACCAGGTCGGCCGCTCGGGCCTGGAGCGCACGTACGACAAGGAGCTGCGCGGCAAGGCGGGCGTCACCCGGTACGAGGTCGACAACCTCGGCCGGGTCATGGGCGAGGCGGAGAACGACCCCGCGGTGCCCGGCTCCAACCTGATCACCAGCCTCGACGCCCGGGTCCAGGCGGTCGCGGAGTACGAGCTCGCCCAGGCGATGAAGACCGTCCGCCAGGAGACCGACAAGATCACCGGCCGTAAGTACGAGGCCGACTCCGGGGCCGTCGTCGTCATGGAGTCCCGTACGGGCCGCATCGTCTCGATGGCCTCCCAGCCCGACTACGACCCCAACGACTGGGTCGGCGGGATCTCCGGCAAGCAGTACGCCAAGCTCACCAGCAAGAAGTCGAACTACCCGCTGCTCAACCGGGGCATCCAGGGCCAGGCACCGGCCGGCTCCGTCTTCAAGATCGTCTCGGCGAGCGCCGCCGTGCGGGCCGGTTACCCCTTCGACGGCCGCTACGACTGCAGCAGCTCCTACAGCCTCGGCAGCCAGACCTTCGCGAACTTCGAGTCCAAGGGGCACGGCCCCATCACCCTCGGCGACGCGCTCAAGTACTCCTGCAACACCGTCTTCTACCGGCTCGGCCACCAGGAGTGGTCGCGGGACGGCGGCATAAAGCCGAGGAAGGACGCCAAGAACTGGTTCTACACGACCGCCCGGGACTTCGGCCTCGGCTCCGAGACCGGCATCGACCTGCCGAACGAGGTCAAGGGCCGCATCCCGGACCGGGACTGGAAGCAGAACTTCTGGAACGCGAACAAGGACGCCTGGTGCAAGGAGGGCAAGAAGGGCGGTACGTACGTGCAGCAGATCGCCTACGAGAACTGCCTGGAGGGCAACCAGCTCAAGGCGTACGACAGCATCAACTACTCCATCGGCCAGGGTGACGTCCTCGTCACCCCCATCCAGATGGCCACCGCCTATGCCGCGATCAGCAACGGCGGCACCCTCCACGCGCCCACGATCGGCAAGGCCGTGGTGAGCCCCGACGGCAGGACGGTCCAGGAGATCAAGCCCAAGGCCCAGGGCAAGCTGCCCGTCGACGCCAAGACCGTCAAGGACCTCGACAAGGGCCTGCGTGCCGTGGTCGAGCCCGGCGGCACGGCGGCCTGGCGGTTCGGCGGCTGGCCGCAGGACAAGATCCCGATGCGCGCCAAGACCGGTACGGCCCAGGTCTACGGCAAGCAGACCACCTCGTGGTTCGCCACCTACACCGACGACTACACGATCGTCATGACGATCTCCCAGGGCGGCACCGGCTCCGGCGCCTCCGGGCCCGCCGTCCGCAAGATCTACGACGCGCTCTACGGCCTCGACGAGCAGGGCAACCAGGACCTGAAGAGGGCCCTGCTGCCCAAGCCGCAGACGAAGCTGCCGAAGATCCAGCCCGACGGCTCGATCCACGCCCCGAAGATCAAGCCGTACGACCCCCGGCCGGTCCAGCCGGAGGGCGAGCAGGCCGACCCCGAGTTCCTGGTGCCGCAGCCCGCGGGCCAGCCCGGACTCACCGGCTCTCCGGCCACCACCGGGAGGCGGCCCTGA
- a CDS encoding rod shape-determining protein MreD produces MRLNRTLLSTALVVVALVVQVSVLARLQLPGAVPDLLLLTVLGLAFVYGPLSGSLIGFGAGLLADLAPPADHAAGRYALVLCLIGYLAGLARPENGQLKSAFAPMAVVVAAAIGSTLLYAGVGALVDDTAARHVGLGSLLFTAAIYDLLLAPFTVPLIMALARRTENDPVSEAAGGGNDVAAGWLASGTGLRIGNQRGGLRMKAARNRAARAGRIKGVKRL; encoded by the coding sequence ATGCGCCTCAACCGGACTCTGCTCTCCACCGCCCTGGTCGTCGTCGCCCTCGTCGTCCAGGTCTCCGTCCTCGCCCGCCTCCAGCTCCCCGGCGCCGTCCCCGACCTGCTGCTCCTCACGGTCCTCGGACTCGCCTTCGTGTACGGGCCCCTCAGCGGCTCGCTCATCGGCTTCGGCGCGGGCCTCCTCGCGGACCTCGCGCCCCCCGCCGACCACGCCGCCGGGCGCTACGCCCTGGTCCTCTGCCTCATCGGCTACCTCGCGGGCCTGGCCCGGCCGGAGAACGGGCAGCTCAAGTCGGCCTTCGCCCCGATGGCCGTGGTGGTCGCCGCCGCGATCGGCTCGACCCTGCTGTACGCGGGCGTCGGCGCCCTCGTCGACGACACGGCCGCCCGCCATGTGGGCCTGGGCAGCCTGCTGTTCACCGCCGCGATCTACGACCTGCTGCTGGCCCCCTTCACCGTGCCGCTGATCATGGCGCTGGCCAGACGCACCGAGAACGACCCGGTCTCCGAGGCCGCCGGTGGCGGCAACGACGTCGCCGCGGGCTGGCTCGCCTCCGGCACCGGCCTGCGGATCGGCAACCAGCGCGGCGGCCTGCGTATGAAGGCCGCCCGCAACCGCGCCGCCCGCGCGGGCCGCATCAAGGGGGTCAAGCGCCTGTGA
- a CDS encoding rod shape-determining protein MreC yields MRDTRESRLLLVLLIAIAFALITVDIRGGEGSPVDGARQAAATVFGPVENGVAAVVDPVGNAIGAVRDSGRRHDRISALEQENAALKAKLGSDDRNNSRVRQLDAMLKNAGAGQYSIKGAQVIAIGAAQGFSWTITIDAGSDDGIRRDMTVLNGEGLVGRVTTVGPSTSTVLLASDPGFTVGTRMEKTDELGFATGQGSRPLSVQFLNGKAKVKTGDRLVTFGSSKDKPFVPGVPVGEVVRVDPAGGALTRTVHVKPYVGFTKLDIVGVVVQAPRSDPRDAVLPKQPARTKPKPTPTVTVTVQPNGDLVDGSGKVVGNINENQGDGTAAGDQQGNAQQPGNQQPDNAANDQE; encoded by the coding sequence GTGAGGGACACACGAGAGAGCCGGCTGCTCCTGGTGCTGCTGATCGCCATCGCATTCGCCCTGATCACGGTGGATATCCGAGGCGGCGAAGGCTCACCGGTCGACGGCGCACGGCAGGCCGCGGCCACGGTCTTCGGACCGGTGGAGAACGGCGTCGCGGCCGTGGTCGACCCGGTGGGCAACGCCATAGGGGCGGTCCGGGACTCCGGCCGACGGCACGACCGGATCTCCGCCCTGGAGCAGGAGAACGCCGCGCTGAAGGCGAAGCTCGGCAGCGACGACCGCAACAACAGCCGCGTCCGCCAGCTCGACGCCATGCTGAAGAACGCGGGTGCCGGGCAGTACTCCATCAAGGGCGCCCAGGTCATCGCCATAGGAGCGGCCCAGGGCTTCTCCTGGACGATCACCATCGACGCGGGCTCCGACGACGGCATCCGCCGCGACATGACCGTCCTCAACGGGGAGGGTCTGGTCGGCCGGGTCACCACCGTCGGCCCGAGCACCTCGACGGTCCTGCTCGCCAGCGACCCGGGCTTCACCGTCGGCACCCGGATGGAGAAGACCGACGAGCTCGGCTTCGCCACCGGCCAGGGCTCGCGCCCGCTCTCGGTCCAGTTCCTCAACGGCAAGGCCAAGGTGAAGACGGGCGACCGGCTCGTCACCTTCGGCTCCAGCAAGGACAAGCCCTTCGTGCCCGGCGTCCCGGTCGGCGAGGTCGTCCGTGTCGACCCCGCGGGCGGCGCGCTGACCCGGACGGTCCATGTGAAGCCGTACGTCGGGTTCACCAAGCTCGACATCGTCGGCGTCGTCGTCCAGGCCCCGCGCTCGGACCCCCGCGACGCGGTCCTGCCGAAGCAGCCCGCCAGGACGAAGCCGAAGCCGACCCCCACGGTCACCGTCACCGTCCAGCCCAACGGCGATCTGGTCGACGGCTCGGGCAAGGTCGTCGGCAACATCAACGAGAACCAGGGCGACGGCACGGCGGCAGGCGACCAGCAGGGCAACGCCCAGCAGCCCGGCAACCAGCAGCCCGACAACGCGGCAAACGACCAGGAGTAG
- a CDS encoding rod shape-determining protein has protein sequence MSFIGRDMAIDLGTANTLVYVRGRGIVLNEPSVVAINTNTGGILAVGSEAKKMIGRTPGNIVAVRPLKDGVIADFEITERMLRYFILKIHKRRYLARPRVVVCVPSGITGVERRAVIEASTQAGARQVHIIEEPMAAAIGSGLPVHEATGNMVVDIGGGTTEVAVISLGGIVTAQSIRTAGDELDNAIIQHIKKEYSLLLGERTAEQIKITIGSAYDMDKDEHTEIRGRDLVSGLPKTVVISAAEVRKAIEEPVNAIVDAVKTTLDKCPPELSGDIMDRGIVLTGGGAMLRGLDERLRRETGMPIHIAEDPLDSVALGSGKCVEEFEALQQVLDAQPRR, from the coding sequence ATGTCGTTCATCGGCCGTGACATGGCTATCGACCTCGGGACTGCCAACACGCTGGTGTACGTCAGGGGGCGCGGCATCGTCCTGAACGAGCCGTCCGTCGTGGCCATCAACACCAACACCGGCGGCATTCTGGCGGTCGGCTCCGAGGCCAAGAAGATGATCGGGCGCACGCCGGGCAACATCGTCGCCGTGCGGCCCCTGAAGGACGGCGTGATCGCCGACTTCGAGATCACGGAGCGGATGCTCCGCTACTTCATCCTCAAGATCCACAAGCGCCGCTATCTGGCCCGCCCCCGGGTCGTCGTCTGCGTGCCCTCCGGTATCACCGGGGTCGAGCGCCGCGCCGTCATCGAGGCATCGACCCAGGCCGGGGCGCGTCAGGTGCACATCATCGAGGAGCCCATGGCCGCGGCCATCGGCTCCGGTCTGCCGGTCCACGAGGCCACGGGCAACATGGTCGTGGACATCGGCGGCGGCACCACCGAGGTCGCGGTCATCTCGCTCGGCGGCATCGTCACCGCCCAGTCGATCCGGACCGCCGGTGACGAGCTGGACAACGCGATCATCCAGCACATCAAGAAGGAGTACTCGCTCCTCCTCGGTGAGCGGACCGCCGAACAGATCAAGATCACGATCGGTTCCGCGTACGACATGGACAAGGACGAGCACACCGAGATCCGCGGCCGCGACCTGGTCTCCGGGCTGCCCAAGACGGTCGTCATCTCGGCCGCCGAGGTCCGCAAGGCCATCGAGGAGCCGGTCAACGCCATCGTCGACGCCGTGAAGACGACGCTCGACAAGTGCCCGCCCGAGCTCTCCGGCGACATCATGGACCGGGGCATCGTCCTCACCGGCGGCGGCGCCATGCTGCGCGGTCTGGACGAGCGGCTGCGCCGCGAGACGGGCATGCCGATCCATATCGCCGAGGACCCGCTCGACTCCGTGGCGCTCGGCTCCGGCAAGTGCGTCGAGGAGTTCGAGGCGCTCCAGCAGGTGCTGGACGCACAGCCCCGACGGTAG
- a CDS encoding nucleoside-diphosphate kinase yields the protein MTQRTLVLLKPDAVRRGLIGEIVGRIERKADWRITALELRTLDHDTLEQHYGEHKGRPFYEPLMEFMASGPVVALVAEGERVIEGVRALAGPTDPIAAAPGSIRGDFGTITRENLIHASDSQESAERELKLFFPGLS from the coding sequence ATGACTCAGCGCACCCTCGTCCTGCTCAAGCCCGACGCGGTCCGCCGCGGACTGATCGGCGAGATCGTCGGCCGTATCGAGCGCAAGGCGGACTGGCGGATCACCGCGCTGGAGCTGCGCACCCTGGACCACGACACGCTGGAGCAGCACTACGGCGAGCACAAGGGCCGGCCGTTCTACGAGCCGCTCATGGAGTTCATGGCCTCCGGCCCGGTCGTCGCTCTGGTGGCCGAAGGTGAGCGGGTCATCGAGGGCGTCCGCGCCCTGGCCGGCCCCACCGACCCGATCGCCGCCGCGCCCGGGTCGATCCGCGGTGACTTCGGCACGATCACCCGGGAGAACCTCATCCACGCCTCGGACTCGCAGGAGTCCGCAGAGCGAGAACTGAAGCTTTTCTTTCCGGGACTTTCCTGA